One segment of Setaria viridis chromosome 4, Setaria_viridis_v4.0, whole genome shotgun sequence DNA contains the following:
- the LOC117854270 gene encoding phosphoenolpyruvate carboxylase 1 yields the protein MASKPVEKHHSIDAQLRLLAPGKVSEDDKLVEYDALLIDRFLDIFQDLHGPNIREFVQECYEVAAEYERDRDAAKLSELGSRLTKLSPNDAIVVASSFSNMLNLTNLAEEVQLAHLRRNKLKRGDFADEGFAATESDIEETLKRLVTELGKSKEEVFDALKNQTVDLVFTAHPTQSVRRSLLQKHARIRNCLTQLYAKDITEDDKQELDEALQREIQACFRTDEIRRAQPTPQDEMRYGMSYFHETIWKGVPKFLRRVDTALKNIGIDERLPYNAPLIQFSSWMGGDRDGNPRVTPEVTRDVCLLARMMASNLYFSQIEELMFELSMWRCNDELRARAEELHAASQKISKHYIEFWRQLPASEPYRVVLGYVRDKLYSTRERSRHLLTSGFSDIPEDSAFKNVEEFLEPLELCYKSLCDCGDKTIADGSLLDFMRQVSTFGLSMVKLDIRQESERHTDVIDAITTHLGIGSYREWSEEKRQEWLLSELRGKRPLLSKDMPQTEEIADVLGCFHVLAELPRDSFGPYIISMATAPSDVLAVELLQRECHVKQPLPVVPLFEKLADLQSAPASIERLFSLDWYMNRIGGKQQVMVGYSDSGKDAGRLSAAWHLYKAQEEMAKVAKRYGVKLTMFHGRGGTVGRGGGPTHLAILSQPPDTINGSLRVTVQGEVIETSFGEEHLCFRTLQRFTAATLEHGMHPPVSPKPEWRALMDEIAAVATDEYRSVVMREPRFVEYFRSATPETEYGRLNIGSRPAKRKPKGGIESLRAIPWIFSWTQTRFHLPVWLGFGAAFKHAMKKDIKNFQMLKEMYNEWPFFRVTLDLLEMVLAKGDPTIAGLYDQLLVADELKPFGEQLRNNYVETEKLILQVAGHKEILESDPGLKQQLRLRDPYITILNVWQAYTLKRIRDPNFKVTPQPPLSKEFADENQPRGIVKLNPASEYGPGLEDTLILTMKGIAAGMQNTG from the exons ATGGCGTCCAAGCCCGTGGAGAAGCACCACTCCATCGACGCGCAGCTCCGGCTCCTGGCACCCGGCAAGGTCTCCGAGGACGACAAGCTCGTCGAGTACGACGCCCTCCTCATCGACCGCTTCCTCGACATCTTCCAGGACCTCCACGGCCCAAACATCCGTGAATTC GTCCAGGAGTGCtacgaggtggcggcggagtaCGAGCGCGACCGCGACGCCGCGAAGCTGAGCGAGCTCGGGTCCAGGCTCACCAAGCTGTCCCCCAATGACGCCATCGTCGTGGCGAGCTCCTTCTCGAACATGCTCAACCTAACAAACCTCGCGGAGGAGGTGCAGCTCGCCCACCTCCGCCGGAACAAGCTCAAGCGCGGGGACTTCGCCGACGAGGGCTTCGCTGCCACCGAGTCTGACATCGAGGAGACGCTCAAGCGCCTCGTCACAGAGCTCGGAAAGTCCAAGGAGGAGGTCTTCGACGCGCTCAAGAACCAGACCGTCGACCTCGTCTTCACCGCCCACCCCACGCAGTCCGTCCGAAGGTCGCTCCTCCAGAAGCACGCCAG GATCCGGAACTGCCTCACGCAGCTGTATGCCAAGGACATCACGGAGGACGATAAGCAGGAGCTCGACGAGGCTCTGCAGAGGGAG ATCCAAGCATGTTTTAGAACAGACGAAATTCGGAGAGCACAACCAACCCCACAGGATGAAATGCGTTACGGGATGAGCTATTTTCATGAAACTATATGGAAGGGTGTCCCAAAGTTTTTGCGACGTGTGGATACAGCTCTAAAGAACATCGGGATTGATGAGCGTCTCCCCTACAATGCTCCTCTCATTCAGTTCTCTTCTTGGATGGGTGGCGACCGCGATG GAAATCCAAGAGTTACGCCAGAGGTGACAAGGGATGTATGCTTGCTTGCAAGAATGATGGCGTCAAACTTGTACTTCTCTCAGATAGAAGAATTGATGTTCGAG CTCTCTATGTGGCGCTGCAACGACGAACTCCGTGCTCGAGCGGAAGAACTTCACGCTGCTTCACAGAAAATTTCCAAGCATTATATTG AATTCTGGAGGCAACTTCCTGCAAGTGAACCGTATCGCGTGGTGCTTGGTTATGTGAGGGACAAATTGTACAGCACACGCGAACGCTCGCGCCATCTGCTAACTAGTGGATTTTCTGACATTCCGGAGGACTCGGCCTTTAAGAATGTTGAAGAG TTCCTGGAGCCCCTTGAGCTGTGCTACAAATCCCTGTGTGACTGTGGTGACAAGACCATCGCCGACGGGAGCCTGCTCGACTTCATGCGGCAGGTCTCGACGTTCGGGCTCTCCATGGTGAAGCTGGACATCCGTCAGGAGTCGGAGCGTCACACAGACGTGATCGACGCGATCACCACGCACCTCGGCATCGGGTCCTACCGCGAGTGGTCCGAGGAGAAGCGCCAGGAGTGGCTGCTCTCCGAGCTCCGCGGCAAGCGGCCACTGCTGAGCAAGGACATGCCCCAGACCGAGGAGATCGCCGACGTGCTCGGATGTTTCCACGTCCTCGCCGAGCTGCCCCGCGACAGCTTCGGCCCGTACATCATCTCCATGGCGACGGCGCCCTCCGACGTGCTCGCCGTCGAGCTCCTGCAGCGTGAGTGCCACGTGAAGCAGCCGCTGCCCGTGGTCCCGCTGTTCGAGAAGCTCGCCGACTTGCagtcggcgccggcgtccatAGAGCGgctcttctccctggactggtACATGAACCGGATCGGCGGCAAGCAGCAGGTGATGGTCGGCTACTCGGACTCCGGCAAGGACGCCGGCCGGCTGTCGGCGGCGTGGCACCTGTACAAGGCGCAGGAGGAGATGGCGAAGGTGGCGAAGCGCTACGGCGTGAAGCTGACCATGttccacggccgcggcggcaccgtcggcaggggcggcgggccGACTCACCTCGCCATCCTGTCCCAGCCGCCGGACACCATCAACGGGTCCCTCCGTGTGACGGTGCAGGGCGAGGTCATCGAAACCTCCTTCGGCGAAGAGCACCTCTGCTTCCGGACGCTGCAGCGCTTCACCGCCGCCACGCTCGAGCACGGCATGCACCCGCCGGTCTCCCCCAAGCCCGAGTGGCGCGCGCTCATGGACGagatcgccgccgtcgccaccgatGAGTACCGCTCCGTCGTCATGAGGGAGCCCCGGTTCGTGGAGTACTTCCGGTCGGCTACCCCGGAGACGGAGTACGGCAGGTTGAACATCGGCAGCCGACCGGCGAAGAGGAAGCCGAAGGGCGGCATCGAGTCGCTCCGCGCGATCCCGTGGATCTTCTCGTGGACGCAGACGAGGTTCCACCTCCCGGTGTGGCTCGGGTTCGGCGCCGCGTTCAAGCACGCCATGAAGAAGGATATCAAGAACTTCCAGATGCTCAAGGAGATGTACAACGAGTGGCCATTCTTCAGGGTCACCCTGGACCTGCTCGAGATGGTCTTAGCCAAGGGAGACCCCACCATCGCCGGCCTCTACGACCAGCTGCTCGTCGCCGACGAACTCAAGCCATTCGGGGAGCAGCTCAGGAACAACTACGTGGAAACAGAGAAGCTTATCCTGCAG GTTGCTGGGCACAAGGAAATCCTTGAAAGCGATCCCGGCCTGAAGCAGCAGCTGCGGCTGCGCGACCCCTACATCACCATTCTTAACGTGTGGCAGGCCTACACCCTGAAGAGGATAAGGGACCCGAACTTCAAGGtgacgccgcagccgccgctgtCCAAGGAGTTCGCCGACGAGAACCAGCCGCGCGGGATTGTGAAGCTCAACCCGGCGAGCGAGTACGGGCCGGGGCTGGAGGACACGCTCATCCTCACCATGAAGGGCATCGCCGCCGGCATGCAGAACACTGGCTAG
- the LOC117851400 gene encoding serine/threonine-protein phosphatase PP1 isozyme 1, producing the protein MEMSRAALDDVIRRLLDARRWRPAGKQQQQLLAEGEIRQLCAGAKAVFLRQPNLLELDAPINVCGDVHGQFRDLVRILQELGGLPPRSKYLFLGDYVDRGDQSLETICLLLAYKVRYPEHVFLLRGNHECASINRIYGFYDECKRRYTVRLWRTFTDCFNCLPAAALVDDRILCVHGGISPHLRSLDQIRDLPRPCDVPDEGLLCDLLWSDPAAGVRGWAPNDDRGVSCTFGADVLKAFLRTHDLDLLCRAHQVVEDGYEFFADRQLVTVFSAPNYCGEFDNAGAIMSIDADLVCSFHIIKPAAGDTTTNRGIAAAWGRSSAASASSSSSSGRSTKKGLMRYW; encoded by the coding sequence ATGGAGATGAGCCGCGCGGCTCTGGACGACGTGATCCGGCGGCTCCTGgacgcgcggcggtggcgcccggcggggaagcagcagcagcagctgctggcgGAGGGGGAGATCCGGCAGCTCtgcgccggcgccaaggccgtGTTCCTGCGGCAGCCAAACCTCCTGGAGCTGGACGCGCCCATCAACGTCTGCGGCGACGTGCACGGCCAGTTCCGCGACCTCGTCCGGATCCTGCAGGAGCTTGGCGGCCTCCCGCCGCGGAGCAAGTACCTGTTCCTGGGCGACTACGTGGACCGCGGCGACCAAAGCCTGGAGACCATCTGCCTGCTGCTGGCCTACAAGGTCCGGTACCCGGAGCACGTGTTCCTCCTCCGCGGCAACCACGAGTGCGCCTCCATCAACCGCATCTACGGCTTCTACGACGAGTGCAAGCGCCGCTACACCGTCCGCCTCTGGCGCACCTTCACCGACTGCTTCAActgcctccccgccgccgcgctcgtcgaCGACCGCATCCTCTGCGTCCACGGCGGCATCTCGCCGCACCTCCGCAGCCTCGACCAGATCCGGGACCTGCCCAGGCCCTGCGACGTCCCAGACGAGGGCCTGCTCTGCGACCTGCTCTGGTCGgacccggccgccggcgtccggGGCTGGGCGCCGAACGACGACAGGGGCGTCTCATGCACCTTCGGCGCCGACGTGCTCAAGGCCTTCCTCCGCACCCACGACCTAGACCTCCTCTGCAGGGCGCACCAGGTGGTCGAGGACGGATACGAGTTCTTCGCAGACCGCCAACTCGTCACCGTCTTCTCCGCGCCAAACTACTGCGGCGAATTCGACAACGCCGGCGCCATCATGTCCATCGACGCGGACCTCGTATGCTCCTTCCACATCATcaagccggcggcgggcgacacAACCACCAACAggggcatcgccgccgcctggggccgcagcagcgccgcctcagcgtcgtcgtcctcgtcttcCGGCAGAAGCACAAAAAAGGGGTTGATGCGCTACTGGTAG